A genome region from Prionailurus bengalensis isolate Pbe53 chromosome B4, Fcat_Pben_1.1_paternal_pri, whole genome shotgun sequence includes the following:
- the CREBL2 gene encoding cAMP-responsive element-binding protein-like 2, whose protein sequence is MDDSKVVGGKVKKPGKRGRKPAKIDLKAKLERSRQSARECRARKKLRYQYLEELVSSRERAICALREELEMYKQWCMAMDQGKIPSEIKALLTGEEQSKSQQNSSRHMKAGKTDANSNSW, encoded by the exons ATGGATGACAGTAAG GTGGTTGGAGGTAAAGTTAAGAAGCCTGGCAAACGTGGTCGGAAGCCAGCCAAAATTGACTTGAAGGCAAAACTTGAGAGGAGCCGGCAGAGTGCAAGAGAGTGCCGGGCCAGGAAAAAGCTAAGATACCAGTATTTGGAAGAGTTGGTATCCAGTCGGGAAAGAGCCATATGTGCCCTCAGAGAGGAACTGGAAATG tACAAGCAGTGGTGCATGGCAATGGACCAAGGAAAAATCCCTTCTGAAATAAAGGCCCTACTCACTGGAGAAGAGCAGAGCAAATCTCAGCAGAACTCAAGCAGGCACATGAAAGCTGGGAAGACAGATGCTAACAGCAATTCCT ggtGA